In the Corythoichthys intestinalis isolate RoL2023-P3 chromosome 18, ASM3026506v1, whole genome shotgun sequence genome, cttgttgttgattgttctCGTCTTCTGTTCCTCTCTCCTcttctattttcctttctgtcccatTAACGCCTTCCTGCtctctgctttctcctaataaaccaaatttaaaaaatgctcatgatagtgtcatgtcataattatgacggtcttatgacagtcttatgacgccactatcaaataaagtgttacctactaacccatataaatcaacaaacaaGCCGTAATAGACTATAAATCACATGAttaaaaatgaggggaaaaaaatagcgacttttagtaaaaaaaactaatttcacaaaacattaaaaaaaatatatatatatttcagtgatttgattatttattcattaattgatTCGTTCCATAACTTTTTGAAATGCGTCATTTTCTCATAAAGACAAAGCAGAATTGTACCAAAGTCTTCATGAAGAGCCACGGCAATTAAATATGACCTGTTAAGAGGCTGAAATTAAGGAATTTGACAATTTTAGGTTAAGAAATGGTTAGTTAATGGATTATTTGATCAGGCGCGTTCATTTTCACCAATTTGAGAAACCTTTATCGCTTTTAGCCCAATGACACTGACATCTGGGACTACATATTGTCCCCCAACTAAATGTCACACATGACACAACTCCCCCACTTCCTGAATGCTaacacaaatcaaatgtcacaGTATATGTACTCTAGAAGCTGCAGATTCTTACTAGAGCGCTATTCGAGTTAGTTAAATTTAAATCTTGAAATGAAACATAGATAATAGGACTAATGCATCTGTCGATCATCAATTGTTTCCTCACAGATGAAAAGAAGAACAGCATCCCGGCGGACTTTGACATCGACATGGACAGCCCGCAGACAGAGAAGGCGGCTGTAGCCATTCAGTCGCAGTTCAGGAAATTCCAGAAAAAGAAGGAGCAGGATGTCAAGTCGTAGAGGCGCCGTGGCTTGCTGGTTCCTCACATCTGCATGTCAATCAAACCGCATCTTCCTGAACTCTACTACGGTTGTACTGGAGCAAACCAATGTTTTTGAAATCAATGTATCATTTTTGAATTGAATATTCTCATATTCTAGTtgtgatattttatttatttatttatacttttAGTGGTGAACAAGAGTGACTTGATTAGGGAACATAAATCTGTGGGTGATTTTCCAGACTGACACTTATTGGGCTCACAATTTAATTGGCCGTAATGCACTACAATCAAAAGAGTTTTAGggtgttaactcatttgctgccattgatggctatagACTTCCATCTGTTTTGACTGGGAAACGTGATCATTCACAAACTGAGCTACTGAAGCAAGAGTGGCCCGAATTCATTTGCGTAATTTATAACTCATTTCCTACCACTGACGACAAGAGATGTTAAATCCATAGgagctgggagggctggcagtgaatacaatgatccctcgctactttgcgccctcagtccatcgcagatttttttcagttacaaaaaaaacaaaaaaaaggtttcattttaaagggaactacggacagaaagacttgtagttcttaaaaggtaaacgTTAGTGTGagctaaaataatttgataataaaacctctcttgatgttttcgtttctatacaatttgtaaaatttgtttaactagtacgccgctattgttgttgacgtcgcaggactACGCTGCCGAGCTTTCAGATTAtgactagcgacataaacatgtcatctgttcagccctttcaatttgaacccgagaggaacattaatgaccaggacagcactgtcgatacagtatttcacaaaacgagcaacaAAAGCAACagtaaagacgggatgagatgtaacgagacgagagtaggacaaaactggtgttctgccaaaatgtgctacactggacAGCAAGTAAATATCTTGGCAacctgcctaggatcggttgGAAGACACtggtgatgagctggaattggatgccggTACGACATTGGGAACTCATTGCACAGCTCAGTAACAAAACAACCTGACCAGTAGCagtatgtgacaaaatcatgacaattgtcatactagcttcgtttgctagctagcacagctattctcccagtccaggccaactACGTAATCacaccgagcgtccattgcacgcataaaacatggcgccctcagtAGGTCAAAACgtgtactaaatatgataatttttaaatcaaaggcaatattttatgtgtttctaatgacatattttagtaaaagagaacaattgtgacctattagagcctacaagtcttcaaGTACGAGGTTCCCTTTCaaatgttaagatatatgcatatatacacGTACAAATCAGTTTTCATATATCTatcatttatatcataattattacatttgcagagcttaaaaaaacatttctaacAAAACATAGAtttaagttttttgtttgtttgtttgggttttttatttattaatttttttttttcaattatactttagggaaaaaaagggaaaacacTTGCCAACAGTATGTGTatgtctttccaatgctgttaagtctgaatgaaaacatttaacacacgaaaaataatattaaaaaaaaaatgtaaataagctccgccaATAATTAGCAGATTTTCGATTTTTGCGGGTTGGCGTGGGGtgtcccattaaccgcaaaaaaagagggatcactgtattccaTCATTCAGAAACTGAGAGCAAGAATGGTCCAACTCCATTGTTGTATATACAATCTCATTGACAGTCATTGTAAATGATAAACGTCCAATGCTTTATGCCTGGGAGGACTGTCAAGGATCATTCCCAAATCGGGATACTGAGAGCAAGAGTGGCCTAACTGTAATTTTGTAATTTTTAAGTCATTGTCAGCCCTTGAAAGTTctaaacatccaatccacttTGACTTGAGAGGGCTGGGAATGATTTTTCAGAAGTTAAGAAACAGAGCAAGAGTAGGCTAAatccatttttgacatttttaactcactggctgttattgacgacaatagaagtccaatccattgcgACTGGGAGCGCTAGCAGTGAAAATTCTCAAATTGAGCGAGTGAGAGTAAGAGTGGGCTAATCCAATTTTTTGCAATTTTTAACGCATCAGCCACCATTTATGATGATAGACGCCCAGTCAATTATgactggcagtgatcattcacaAATTGAGATACTGAAAGCAACAGTGTGTTAAATTTAAATCACTTTTAATGTATTGGCTGTATTGTATTGACGGCGACAGACGAATGATTGTTGCTCATCCGCCCTATcagaatggactggacgtctaaagCTGTTAATGGCAATACAtgagttttcatttttaatgccTTTCCAAGTCCCCCATTTGTTAAAGTCATAAGTGTGTGCGATCTGATTTTCTATGTGTTTCTTTCCCATAGTAAGCATTTGAAGTTGCTccaaaataaatggaaaaaaacaacaacctcatTTATTGTATGTAAACGGATCAATAGCACACTATGCATGTAAATTCCTGTACACCCGCAAAAGAGAAatgaataaagaaataaatgttGCAAAAGAGCAAATTTATTTCCTATTGGACTTACACTGTTTAATGCTGTTATTGTATCCAGACATGATGGACTTCCTGAAAAAAGCATTCTTATATTATGCCATTTGTAATGCGTAGCAGGGCAGGATGTGtgcataaaaagtaaaaatggagcacacttccacttatgcacttatattacacaaaataaataaacccaGCTCGACCACTCGTCGGGAGTGCAACGGACCATGCACACGTGGTTACAATTGACTCCGACAAAAAGTGAGTAGCAACAGAAGAAGAAAACGAACATAATGAGGCGCCACCGTGTGGTTGATGTCGTAAGGAACAAACATAgtccccccgatgagaaaaagGCTTTTCACAGCCGTGTTttaggcagtgttgttttcgtcaatgatgacaataacgagctaaaaacgagttttgggagactaaaacgtaacaagacaaatgccagttttcatctggcgaaacgagaacgagacgaataTGCGCAGTACTTTGTGTGACATTTAATGTGTAGTTCGCCTGCATGTAGCAGtgactggttgtgtcactcgtgacgtgctATCCAGTCTCCACATAGGCttgcacacatggtaagatttgttttcttggccagagagaatgtgcaatgttgt is a window encoding:
- the pcp4a gene encoding calmodulin regulator protein PCP4a isoform X2, which encodes MSEKQISTAVTGNIKSSMGQDEKKNSIPADFDIDMDSPQTEKAAVAIQSQFRKFQKKKEQDVKS
- the pcp4a gene encoding calmodulin regulator protein PCP4a isoform X1, translating into MSEETFGNELDQHLKQISTAVTGNIKSSMGQDEKKNSIPADFDIDMDSPQTEKAAVAIQSQFRKFQKKKEQDVKS